GAGATCAAGGAGAAGTTCTTTATCTACCATCAGTTCTCGAAAGACCTGGAGGCTGCCATCGGATATGTGAAGAAATACCACGCGAAGTTATATACGGTGGATCTCTATGGTAAGGGAATAGGTGCTGGACTGTCAATCGGGGTGGGTGCCAACAACACCAAGATCAAACGTGTGGTTGCAGATGGTACCTACGTGTCTTTTCAGAAATACAAAGACCGTGTCAGAGAAAAAGAAGGGAAAGAAGTGATGCTCCCGATCGGTTATAACAAATACATCATGGAACCTGAGTATGCGCTGGAGGAAAAAGGCCAGCATCTTCGCGGTATCCTCTTTATCGTAGGGCAAAATGAAAGCATCACCGGACCCGATGATGTGAAGGCCCTGGCCAAACTCAAGAAAAAGGAATCCGTGGTTTATGAAGTCGAAGGTGCAACGAACAAGCAAACGTTCACAAGCAACAAAAGCGCTTATTTCGATCAGGTAAAAGATTTCCTGGAAAAATATACCAAGTAATTCCTGTCGTTTCACTTACAGGTAAAAGGAGGCCCCACGGGTCTCCTTTTTTTAGCTGGATTAATAATTAAAGCGCGCCAACAGCAAGGCTTTTGCTACCTTCGTGAGAGGATATGATCACCAGAGAAACCATAGACCGTATCATTGAAGCTGCCAGGATCGAAGAGGTCGTGGGCGACTACGTTACGCTCAAGAAACGCGGCGCCAATTACATCGGACTTTGTCCGTTTCACGACGAAAAGACCCCGTCATTCAACGT
The Flavobacteriales bacterium genome window above contains:
- a CDS encoding alpha/beta hydrolase; translated protein: MKRTGMILAAVALAGSSAVALNPSKEYAVTPDEYGIEYEEVKLPTSDGLTLNGWWFKPATESTKCIIISDDGDGNMADNLELISQFITMEYHVLAYDYRGYGKSDEFEIKEKFFIYHQFSKDLEAAIGYVKKYHAKLYTVDLYGKGIGAGLSIGVGANNTKIKRVVADGTYVSFQKYKDRVREKEGKEVMLPIGYNKYIMEPEYALEEKGQHLRGILFIVGQNESITGPDDVKALAKLKKKESVVYEVEGATNKQTFTSNKSAYFDQVKDFLEKYTK